The Oscillatoria salina IIICB1 genome has a segment encoding these proteins:
- a CDS encoding Asr1405/Asl0597 family protein: protein MMFITPSPDALQVGTISRSDRWLLYRRLQELKISCWCPADGSLWVEVNHCLDAVLLRSAVQQLVASRPELVNWLERCWETQVPSPSH from the coding sequence ATGATGTTTATCACTCCTAGTCCTGATGCTCTTCAGGTTGGCACAATTTCACGTAGCGATCGCTGGTTGCTATATCGCCGCCTCCAAGAGTTAAAAATTTCCTGTTGGTGTCCTGCTGATGGCTCTCTTTGGGTTGAAGTTAACCATTGCCTTGATGCCGTTCTTTTACGCAGTGCGGTGCAGCAATTAGTTGCTTCTCGCCCGGAGTTAGTCAATTGGCTGGAACGCTGTTGGGAAACTCAAGTTCCAAGTCCGTCTCATTAA
- a CDS encoding DNA starvation/stress protection protein DpsA — MTQAQVIVQPFGEIKDNVVGFAPEEITPVCEGLNIALASFQALYLQYEKHHFVVEGSQFYSLHQYFQESYEAVRNHVHEVGERLHGLGGTPVASFTKLAELCCFEPEDDSIFPSRQMVEQDLKAEQALIGLIRRQAAQAESVGDRATRYIYEQILLQTEERAFHLEHFLAADSLTLAFVQSK; from the coding sequence ATGACGCAAGCACAAGTAATCGTCCAACCCTTTGGGGAAATTAAGGATAATGTTGTTGGTTTCGCTCCTGAAGAAATCACTCCGGTTTGTGAAGGTTTGAATATTGCTTTGGCGAGTTTCCAAGCTCTTTATCTACAATATGAAAAACATCATTTTGTGGTTGAAGGCTCTCAATTTTATTCGCTGCATCAATATTTTCAAGAAAGTTACGAAGCTGTCCGCAATCACGTTCATGAAGTTGGCGAACGTTTGCATGGTTTGGGTGGTACACCTGTGGCTAGTTTTACGAAATTAGCTGAATTGTGTTGCTTTGAACCTGAAGATGATAGTATTTTTCCTAGTCGTCAAATGGTCGAACAGGATCTTAAAGCAGAACAAGCGCTGATCGGTTTAATTCGTCGTCAAGCAGCCCAAGCCGAAAGTGTTGGCGATCGCGCTACTCGCTATATTTACGAGCAAATTCTTTTACAAACTGAAGAACGTGCTTTCCACCTGGAGCATTTCTTGGCTGCTGATAGTCTTACTTTGGCTTTTGTTCAGTCGAAGTAA
- a CDS encoding DUF2949 domain-containing protein translates to MEINFKLKEFTNFLQEELAISPAEVAVVIERRQSISDPLPMLLWQYGLVSIEQLQRIFDWLDNQPVCNVLV, encoded by the coding sequence ATGGAAATCAATTTCAAACTTAAGGAATTTACTAACTTTTTGCAGGAAGAACTGGCAATTTCACCTGCGGAAGTAGCGGTAGTAATCGAACGTAGACAAAGCATCAGCGATCCTTTACCAATGCTGCTATGGCAGTATGGCTTAGTTTCTATCGAACAGCTACAACGGATTTTTGATTGGTTAGATAATCAACCAGTTTGTAACGTCTTAGTTTAA
- the nifV gene encoding homocitrate synthase → MGHVTINDTTLRDGEQAAGVAFTVEEKVAIATLMDAIGVPELEVGIPAMGGEEAEAIAKIASLGLKTKLLGWNRAVRSDIEASLACGLERVHISIPVSEIQIAAKFNGNCRLVLNKLRETINFARDRGLYVTVGAEDSSRADEAFLLEVALSAQDWGASRFRFCDTVGILDPTATYAKVKYLVNWLSIPVEMHTHDDFGLATANALAGIQAGALSVNTTINGLGERAGNAALEEVVMALKRLYSLEVGINTRRLKELSDFVATASGCSVPPWKAIVGENAFVHESGIHAHAILKNPHTYEPFAPEEVGWERRLVAGKHSGRHLVSSILQQYGVNLTHEESQWVLDAVRQLSVEVKRSLTGEELLDIVSHRRIAHGVG, encoded by the coding sequence ATGGGTCACGTTACAATTAACGATACAACTTTGCGGGATGGCGAACAAGCTGCTGGAGTAGCATTTACAGTTGAGGAGAAAGTAGCGATCGCTACTTTAATGGATGCAATTGGCGTGCCAGAATTAGAAGTTGGTATTCCGGCAATGGGGGGAGAAGAGGCAGAAGCGATCGCTAAGATTGCTAGCCTCGGTTTAAAGACTAAACTCCTCGGTTGGAATCGTGCGGTGCGATCGGATATTGAAGCTTCTCTTGCTTGTGGTTTGGAACGGGTACATATCTCGATTCCTGTCTCAGAAATCCAAATTGCCGCGAAGTTTAATGGTAATTGTCGCTTAGTCTTAAATAAACTACGCGAGACAATTAATTTTGCCCGCGATCGCGGTTTATATGTTACTGTCGGAGCAGAGGATTCTTCGCGGGCTGATGAAGCTTTTCTCCTGGAAGTAGCTCTTTCTGCTCAAGATTGGGGCGCTTCTCGCTTTCGTTTTTGCGATACTGTTGGCATTCTCGATCCTACCGCTACTTACGCCAAAGTTAAATATCTCGTTAACTGGCTATCTATTCCTGTCGAAATGCACACCCACGACGATTTTGGTTTAGCAACTGCTAATGCTTTGGCTGGTATTCAAGCAGGTGCATTATCAGTAAATACTACTATCAATGGTTTAGGAGAAAGAGCAGGAAATGCGGCTTTAGAAGAAGTTGTTATGGCGCTAAAAAGGCTTTATTCTCTTGAAGTTGGCATTAATACTCGCCGCTTAAAAGAACTTTCTGATTTTGTGGCTACTGCATCTGGTTGTTCTGTACCACCTTGGAAAGCTATTGTTGGTGAAAATGCTTTTGTTCATGAGTCTGGTATCCACGCTCACGCGATCTTAAAAAATCCTCATACCTACGAACCTTTTGCTCCGGAAGAAGTAGGTTGGGAACGTCGTTTAGTCGCTGGAAAACACTCCGGAAGACATTTAGTTTCGAGCATTTTGCAACAGTATGGAGTTAATCTTACCCATGAAGAAAGTCAATGGGTTTTAGATGCAGTGCGACAGTTATCTGTAGAAGTAAAACGCAGTTTAACTGGAGAAGAATTGTTAGATATAGTTTCTCATCGGAGGATCGCTCATGGTGTCGGATGA
- a CDS encoding nitrogen fixation protein NifZ → MVSDEIELDSPPVFEMEQKVRVRKLIRNDGTFPGREIGEALAKKGDVGYVVGIGTYLQMYYIYAIHFVDQGVVVGCRRKELEVVE, encoded by the coding sequence ATGGTGTCGGATGAAATCGAACTTGATAGTCCGCCTGTATTTGAAATGGAACAAAAAGTTAGGGTGCGTAAGTTAATTCGCAATGATGGTACTTTCCCCGGTAGAGAAATTGGCGAAGCTTTGGCAAAAAAAGGTGATGTCGGTTATGTTGTTGGGATTGGTACTTATTTGCAAATGTACTACATTTATGCAATCCATTTCGTAGATCAAGGTGTGGTTGTCGGCTGTCGTCGCAAAGAATTAGAGGTGGTTGAATAA
- the nifT gene encoding putative nitrogen fixation protein NifT — protein sequence MKVMLRKNAAGHLSVYVAKKDLEEEVVSETVVPEGKILTLTNGWELQIANLPEPIKLPQTIDAKKL from the coding sequence ATGAAAGTAATGCTGCGCAAAAATGCTGCTGGACATTTATCAGTCTATGTGGCTAAAAAAGATTTAGAGGAAGAAGTTGTTAGCGAAACTGTAGTTCCGGAAGGCAAAATTTTGACTTTAACTAATGGTTGGGAATTACAGATAGCTAATTTACCCGAACCAATTAAACTTCCTCAAACTATTGACGCGAAAAAACTTTAA
- a CDS encoding EAL domain-containing protein — translation MNTQELTKVSQNDKYNKKYHANVTNLNAYREEISQEQENKQISPNYVRELENIKFALDRAAIVAIADVKGIIIEVNQKFCQVSGYSQEELIGQSYQLINSGYHSSEFFSQLWSTISAGKVWHGEIKERAKNGSYYWVDTTIIPFLDENQQLYQYLAIQFEISDRKQIEEELRESRNQYQTLVNLSPVGLFRTDSEGKFLDVNERWCELSGMIPEEATGEGWVKSVHPEDRASVVEEWYAAIEKKLPFKSTEYRLQRPDGIVTWVYAQVVAETTTEGKILSYIGTIADITERRKAEEKLRYHAWHDSLTGLANRAYFSQHLEAALEREPTSSEFFAVFFLDLNRFKVVNDSLGHLVGDRLLCEVADRLRSCLRAEDLVARLGGDEFTILVENVHDIHQVRQIGDRLEAQLAQPFVLDRQQIFTSASIGIVLCYPKKAQRSSQTTTENTRFPHCPLSNLIAFHQNPEDILRAADTAMYRAKEQGGISRSVIFNPQMYEQAIALLELENDLRRALENCQEFVLHYQPIFSSETGKILSFEALVRWQHPQRGLVLPQEFIPLAEETGLIIPLGHYILAQAANQLQKWQSAFIGELQLTMNVNISPKQFADLQLVEQIKRILQATGIKGSSLNLEITESCLIDNPESATIMLLELKKLGIRLSIDDFGTGYSSLSHLVSFPIDNLKIDRSFISEIQAKQPKKERDSVVWTIITLAHNLGLEVVAEGVENEIQLEQLRELRCEKVQGNLFAQALAVEAATALLTSSAQLTNTEDKIIQQQKNNCSRQQEKLLKLARQEKLLKRRVATQIRDSLDLNKIIETAINEIRQMLDVECCQFLWYRPEAKMPTFEPIRQVCQLNKVCTGCVKPKTPAIDVLGEMLLSKNLLKIDNISVDPGIGLENRNYLHKKEIKSLLAIAIRPKSGEVGAIVCEHRQRRHIWQEEEIELLTDLADQLAIAIDLARLYEASRLAATTAKASAVQMQQALEKLQQTQSQLIQTEKMSSLGLLVAGVAHEVNNPINFISGNISHVQQYVADLLELLQLYQLYYPQPPIQIQELSEAIDIEFVQQDLPSAIASMKMGTSRIQEIVQSLRNFSRVDEAEMKFVNIHEGIDSTLLILSNRLKVNSNVYQTQYKTSFHSTVEIIKEYGNLPLVECYPGQLNQVFMNILCNALDALDSYNQQRFLAEGISSTTQILIRTEQIDANSIRVCIRDNGPGMTQEVKKRLFDPFFTTKPVGKGTGLGLSIGYQIIVEKHKGKLECISSPGKGAEFHIDIPVRQTKLKPKRKSAIALSTAG, via the coding sequence ATGAATACTCAAGAATTGACCAAAGTTTCTCAAAATGATAAGTACAACAAAAAATATCATGCCAACGTAACTAACTTGAATGCTTACCGAGAGGAAATTAGCCAAGAACAGGAAAACAAACAAATTTCTCCTAATTATGTGCGAGAATTAGAGAATATAAAATTTGCCTTAGATCGAGCAGCGATTGTAGCGATCGCGGACGTAAAGGGAATTATTATTGAAGTTAATCAAAAGTTTTGTCAAGTTTCTGGCTACTCTCAAGAAGAACTAATCGGTCAAAGTTATCAGCTCATCAATTCTGGCTATCATTCATCCGAGTTTTTCTCCCAGCTTTGGTCAACAATTAGTGCGGGAAAAGTGTGGCACGGCGAAATCAAAGAGCGAGCTAAAAACGGAAGTTATTATTGGGTTGATACGACTATTATTCCTTTTCTAGATGAGAATCAACAACTTTATCAATATTTAGCAATTCAATTTGAGATTAGCGATCGCAAACAAATCGAAGAAGAACTAAGAGAAAGTCGGAATCAATACCAAACTTTAGTTAATTTGTCACCTGTAGGGTTATTTCGCACCGATAGCGAAGGAAAATTTTTAGATGTCAACGAACGTTGGTGCGAACTATCAGGAATGATCCCCGAAGAAGCCACAGGAGAAGGTTGGGTAAAAAGCGTGCATCCCGAAGATCGCGCTTCAGTAGTTGAAGAATGGTATGCAGCGATCGAGAAAAAATTGCCTTTTAAATCAACAGAATATCGCTTACAACGTCCTGATGGAATCGTCACTTGGGTTTATGCTCAAGTAGTAGCAGAAACCACAACTGAGGGAAAGATTCTTAGTTATATTGGCACGATCGCCGATATTACCGAACGGAGAAAAGCGGAAGAGAAATTGCGCTATCATGCTTGGCACGACTCACTCACAGGATTAGCTAACCGAGCCTATTTTTCACAACATCTCGAAGCAGCGCTAGAAAGAGAGCCAACTTCTTCTGAATTTTTTGCCGTATTCTTTCTCGACCTAAATCGTTTCAAAGTAGTTAACGATAGTTTAGGACATTTAGTTGGCGATCGCTTATTGTGTGAAGTAGCAGATCGTCTGCGTAGTTGTTTGCGAGCCGAAGATCTTGTCGCTCGTTTAGGTGGAGACGAATTTACCATCCTCGTCGAAAACGTCCATGACATTCACCAAGTGCGGCAAATTGGCGATCGCCTCGAAGCCCAACTCGCCCAACCCTTTGTTCTCGATCGGCAACAAATTTTTACCAGTGCTAGCATTGGGATCGTTTTATGTTATCCCAAAAAAGCCCAGCGCTCGAGCCAAACAACAACAGAAAATACTCGCTTTCCTCATTGTCCTTTATCCAATCTTATCGCATTTCATCAAAATCCCGAAGACATTTTACGAGCCGCCGATACTGCCATGTATCGTGCAAAAGAACAAGGAGGAATTTCGCGATCTGTAATTTTTAATCCGCAAATGTACGAACAAGCGATCGCCTTATTAGAATTAGAAAACGACCTCAGACGAGCCTTAGAAAACTGCCAAGAATTTGTTCTCCACTACCAGCCAATTTTTTCCTCAGAAACCGGCAAAATTCTCAGTTTTGAAGCCTTAGTGCGCTGGCAACATCCTCAACGAGGATTAGTCCTTCCCCAAGAATTTATTCCCTTAGCTGAAGAAACCGGATTAATCATTCCACTAGGACATTACATTTTGGCACAAGCAGCCAATCAGTTACAAAAGTGGCAATCGGCTTTTATCGGCGAACTTCAATTAACAATGAATGTAAATATTTCCCCCAAACAATTTGCCGATTTGCAATTGGTGGAACAAATCAAGCGAATTTTGCAAGCTACAGGAATTAAGGGAAGTAGTTTAAACCTAGAAATTACCGAAAGTTGCTTAATTGATAATCCCGAATCAGCAACGATAATGCTTTTAGAATTAAAAAAGCTCGGCATTCGCCTTTCAATTGACGACTTTGGCACAGGTTACTCTTCTTTATCGCATTTGGTAAGTTTTCCGATAGATAATCTCAAAATTGACCGCTCTTTTATCAGCGAAATCCAAGCAAAACAGCCCAAAAAAGAGCGAGATTCAGTTGTTTGGACGATAATTACCCTAGCGCATAATCTCGGTTTAGAAGTAGTAGCTGAGGGAGTAGAAAATGAAATTCAGCTAGAGCAACTTCGGGAATTGAGATGTGAAAAAGTACAGGGAAATCTTTTTGCTCAAGCCTTAGCAGTAGAAGCAGCCACAGCATTATTAACGTCTTCAGCACAATTGACAAACACTGAAGATAAAATTATTCAGCAGCAGAAAAATAATTGCTCTCGTCAACAAGAAAAATTACTGAAACTAGCACGTCAGGAAAAACTGCTGAAGCGTCGCGTCGCTACACAAATCCGCGATTCTTTAGATTTGAATAAGATTATTGAAACGGCGATTAATGAAATTCGTCAAATGCTTGATGTGGAATGCTGTCAGTTTTTGTGGTATCGTCCAGAGGCGAAGATGCCGACTTTTGAGCCGATCCGCCAAGTTTGCCAGTTAAATAAAGTTTGCACGGGTTGCGTGAAACCGAAAACGCCCGCGATTGATGTTTTGGGCGAGATGCTGCTGTCAAAAAATTTGCTCAAGATCGATAATATTTCTGTAGATCCCGGAATTGGACTGGAAAATCGCAATTATTTGCACAAAAAAGAAATCAAATCTTTGTTAGCGATCGCCATTCGTCCAAAATCGGGAGAAGTTGGCGCGATCGTTTGCGAGCATCGCCAGCGCCGACATATTTGGCAAGAAGAGGAAATTGAGTTATTAACAGATTTAGCCGATCAACTGGCGATCGCGATCGATCTCGCCCGACTTTATGAAGCTAGTCGCTTGGCGGCAACTACGGCAAAAGCTTCAGCAGTGCAAATGCAGCAAGCCCTCGAAAAACTTCAGCAAACTCAAAGTCAATTGATCCAAACAGAAAAAATGTCTAGTTTGGGGTTACTGGTAGCAGGAGTAGCACACGAAGTCAACAATCCCATTAATTTTATTTCTGGCAATATCAGTCACGTGCAACAATATGTAGCTGATTTACTGGAATTGTTACAACTCTACCAACTGTATTATCCTCAACCACCTATTCAGATCCAAGAATTGAGCGAGGCGATCGATATTGAGTTTGTTCAACAAGATTTACCTAGCGCGATCGCTTCGATGAAAATGGGAACCAGTCGAATTCAAGAAATTGTCCAAAGTTTACGCAATTTTTCCCGCGTTGATGAAGCGGAAATGAAATTTGTCAATATTCACGAAGGAATTGACAGCACTTTATTAATTTTAAGCAATCGCCTCAAAGTAAATAGTAATGTTTATCAAACCCAGTACAAAACCTCTTTTCATTCCACGGTAGAAATCATTAAAGAATACGGGAATTTACCTTTAGTTGAATGCTATCCCGGACAACTTAATCAAGTATTCATGAACATCCTTTGTAACGCCTTAGATGCCCTCGATAGTTACAATCAACAGCGTTTTCTCGCCGAAGGCATCTCCTCGACTACTCAAATTTTAATTCGCACTGAACAGATCGATGCCAATTCGATCCGCGTCTGTATTCGAGATAACGGACCGGGAATGACTCAAGAAGTCAAAAAGCGACTTTTCGATCCTTTCTTCACTACCAAACCTGTTGGTAAAGGTACGGGATTAGGATTATCGATCGGCTATCAAATTATCGTTGAAAAGCATAAAGGTAAACTGGAGTGCATTTCTTCTCCTGGTAAAGGTGCTGAATTTCACATCGATATACCCGTGCGTCAAACGAAGCTTAAACCCAAAAGAAAGTCCGCGATCGCGCTTTCTACCGCCGGATGA
- a CDS encoding ArsC/Spx/MgsR family protein, translated as MKKIIFYEKPGCINNTKQKAILLAAGHQLEARNLLTEVWTPTKLRAFFGTKPVVEWFNYSAPQIKSGQIIPAQLDENTALKLMLSEPLLIRRPLIQVGNEFAVGFDLETINNWIGINSVDNSRDLETCPRGGKSLPNYC; from the coding sequence ATGAAGAAAATCATTTTTTACGAAAAACCGGGCTGCATTAATAACACTAAACAGAAAGCTATCCTCTTAGCAGCCGGACATCAACTAGAAGCACGTAACCTCCTTACTGAAGTTTGGACGCCGACAAAATTACGGGCATTTTTTGGCACCAAACCTGTAGTTGAGTGGTTCAATTATTCAGCACCGCAAATCAAATCTGGTCAAATTATTCCTGCCCAATTAGATGAAAATACAGCATTGAAATTAATGCTCTCCGAACCATTGCTAATTCGTCGTCCCTTAATTCAAGTCGGAAATGAATTTGCTGTTGGCTTCGATTTAGAAACAATTAATAATTGGATTGGAATCAATTCTGTTGATAATTCCCGTGATTTAGAAACTTGCCCGCGCGGCGGCAAATCCTTGCCCAACTACTGCTAG
- a CDS encoding ribbon-helix-helix domain-containing protein yields MKRFSLRLTEAEYKKLKTYCEQVKVSMNDVIRELIREWKAKSPNQ; encoded by the coding sequence ATGAAAAGATTTAGTCTGAGACTTACCGAAGCAGAATATAAAAAGCTCAAAACCTACTGCGAGCAAGTAAAAGTGTCGATGAACGACGTAATTAGAGAACTAATTCGCGAGTGGAAAGCCAAATCTCCCAATCAGTAG
- a CDS encoding cytochrome c oxidase subunit II, producing the protein MDEKEKIPVSLLTLTAGIVVTLVSFWVGQNHGLMPEQASQQAPLVDKFFSVMMTIGTALFLVVEGAIVIAVIRFRHRKGDDTDAAPIIGNLPLEAFWTAIPAIIVIGLGIYSVEVYRDMGGFDPATGHTMAHHHPTVQVAYLPESNLSGGLIAQTENTTTEPKKIYGFGATPDTETTPADLVVNVTGIQFAWLFNYPESGIMAGELHVPLGADVQLNIAAQDVIHSFWVPQFRLKQDAIPGQNTELRFVATKTGTYPIVCAELCGGYHGAMRTQLIVDTPEAYQAWVAENQIAQAENRDRAIALNPHNLSVSEFLAPYTETLGINQHALAQIKAEAIAQF; encoded by the coding sequence ATGGACGAAAAAGAAAAAATTCCAGTTTCACTTTTAACCCTAACTGCGGGGATTGTAGTCACCCTAGTCAGTTTCTGGGTTGGTCAAAATCATGGTTTAATGCCAGAGCAAGCTTCTCAACAAGCGCCTCTAGTAGACAAATTTTTTAGCGTGATGATGACCATTGGTACAGCCTTGTTTCTCGTAGTCGAAGGAGCGATCGTCATTGCGGTAATTAGGTTTCGACACCGAAAAGGAGACGATACCGATGCTGCGCCAATTATTGGGAATTTGCCCTTAGAAGCTTTCTGGACGGCAATTCCAGCGATTATCGTCATCGGGTTGGGAATTTACAGCGTCGAAGTGTACCGCGATATGGGCGGTTTCGATCCTGCCACTGGGCATACTATGGCTCATCACCACCCGACAGTGCAAGTAGCTTATTTACCCGAAAGTAATTTGAGTGGTGGTTTAATTGCCCAAACCGAGAATACCACTACAGAACCCAAAAAAATCTATGGTTTCGGTGCTACACCAGATACTGAAACAACTCCCGCCGATTTAGTAGTAAATGTCACGGGGATACAATTTGCTTGGTTGTTTAACTACCCAGAAAGTGGGATTATGGCAGGCGAACTTCACGTTCCCCTCGGTGCAGACGTACAACTGAACATTGCCGCACAAGATGTGATTCACTCATTTTGGGTTCCTCAGTTTCGGCTCAAACAAGATGCAATTCCCGGTCAAAATACAGAATTACGTTTCGTAGCGACGAAAACAGGAACTTATCCGATCGTTTGTGCAGAATTGTGCGGTGGTTATCACGGAGCAATGAGAACCCAGTTAATCGTGGATACACCAGAAGCATATCAAGCTTGGGTAGCAGAAAATCAAATTGCTCAAGCAGAAAATCGCGATCGCGCGATCGCACTTAACCCCCATAACTTATCGGTATCTGAATTTCTTGCTCCCTACACAGAAACACTGGGAATTAATCAGCACGCCTTAGCTCAAATTAAAGCAGAAGCGATCGCGCAATTCTAA
- the ctaD gene encoding cytochrome c oxidase subunit I, protein MTQTEAPTNTPADKQSHSHSSHPAQWKWYHYFTFNVDHKVIGIQYLVTAFFFYLIGGLMAVAMRAELYTPNPDVLDPNLYNAFMTNHGTIMIFLWIVPAAIGGFGNYLIPLMIGARDLAFPKLNALAFWLNPPAGALLMASFFFGGSQSGWTAYPPLSLVTANTAQSMWILSIVLVGTSSILGSLNFIITIWKMRVPSVTWDRLPLFCWAILATSILALLSTPVLAAGLVLLLFDINFGTSFFRPEAGGNVVVYQHLFWFYSHPAVYLMILPIFGIMSEVIPVHARKPIFGYKAIAYSSLAICCVGLFVWVHHMFTSGTPPWMRMFFTISTLIVAVPTGVKIFSWVATLWGGKIRFTSAMLFAIGLLAMFVLGGLSGVTLGTAPFDVHVHDTYYVVAHFHYVLFGGSVFGIYAGIYHWFPKITGRMPNETWGRIHFVLTFIGTNLTFLPMHELGLQGMPRRVAMYDPQFTTLNQICTFGAFLLGISVIPFFINMIWSWSKGEKAGDNPWNALSLEWTTTSPPAIENWEVLPVLTHGPYAYGMNVQNGSPNPSGAISGEPIVKG, encoded by the coding sequence ATGACACAAACAGAAGCACCTACTAACACCCCAGCAGACAAACAAAGCCATTCCCACTCCTCCCATCCGGCTCAGTGGAAGTGGTATCACTACTTTACCTTCAACGTCGATCACAAAGTCATCGGTATTCAGTACCTAGTTACCGCCTTCTTCTTTTATCTCATCGGTGGTTTAATGGCGGTAGCCATGCGTGCAGAACTGTATACCCCCAATCCAGACGTTCTCGACCCGAACCTATATAATGCCTTCATGACCAATCACGGAACAATCATGATTTTCCTCTGGATTGTTCCCGCAGCGATCGGTGGTTTTGGTAACTACTTAATCCCCTTAATGATTGGTGCAAGAGATTTAGCCTTTCCCAAACTTAATGCTCTCGCATTTTGGCTGAATCCACCCGCAGGTGCATTGTTAATGGCGAGTTTCTTTTTTGGCGGTTCCCAAAGCGGCTGGACAGCTTATCCTCCCTTAAGCTTGGTTACAGCCAATACTGCCCAATCAATGTGGATTCTCAGTATTGTTTTAGTCGGAACCTCATCGATTTTAGGTTCGCTAAACTTTATCATCACCATCTGGAAAATGCGCGTCCCTAGCGTAACTTGGGATCGACTTCCCTTATTTTGCTGGGCAATTTTAGCAACTTCGATTTTGGCACTTTTGTCCACACCCGTCTTAGCCGCAGGATTAGTCTTGTTGTTGTTTGATATTAACTTCGGGACTTCTTTCTTCCGCCCAGAAGCAGGCGGTAACGTCGTCGTTTACCAGCATTTGTTTTGGTTTTACTCCCATCCCGCAGTTTATTTGATGATTCTGCCCATTTTCGGAATTATGTCCGAAGTCATACCAGTACACGCCCGCAAACCGATTTTTGGTTATAAAGCGATCGCCTATTCGAGTTTAGCGATTTGCTGTGTCGGTTTGTTCGTCTGGGTACACCATATGTTTACTAGCGGTACTCCTCCCTGGATGCGGATGTTTTTTACCATCTCCACACTAATTGTCGCCGTCCCCACCGGAGTGAAAATTTTTAGTTGGGTAGCTACACTGTGGGGCGGAAAAATTCGCTTTACTTCCGCAATGTTATTTGCGATCGGTTTACTCGCAATGTTTGTCCTCGGTGGACTGAGTGGCGTCACCTTGGGAACCGCACCTTTCGACGTTCACGTTCACGATACTTACTACGTCGTCGCTCACTTTCATTACGTTCTCTTTGGCGGTTCAGTTTTTGGTATCTACGCCGGAATTTATCACTGGTTCCCTAAAATTACCGGACGGATGCCAAATGAAACCTGGGGACGAATTCACTTTGTCCTTACTTTTATTGGTACAAATCTCACCTTTTTACCAATGCACGAGTTAGGTTTACAAGGAATGCCGCGTCGGGTAGCGATGTACGATCCCCAGTTTACTACTCTGAACCAAATTTGTACTTTTGGGGCGTTTTTGTTAGGTATTTCCGTGATTCCCTTCTTTATCAACATGATTTGGAGTTGGAGTAAGGGAGAAAAAGCCGGAGATAACCCTTGGAATGCTCTTTCTTTGGAATGGACAACCACTTCACCACCAGCGATCGAAAATTGGGAAGTTTTACCCGTTCTCACCCACGGTCCTTATGCTTATGGAATGAATGTTCAAAATGGATCTCCCAATCCATCGGGCGCAATTAGCGGCGAACCAATTGTAAAAGGTTAA
- a CDS encoding cytochrome c oxidase subunit 3, with translation MQTSTINESQLESAAVKTDDREHPDYRVLGLLVFLVSESLMFGGLFASYLIYRGTTAVWPPEGTEVELLVPAINTIILVSSSFVIHQGDKAVKKGNLGGLRLWYIATAVMGIIFLGGQLYEYLSLGYGLTTNVFANCFYLMTGFHGLHVFVGILLILGVLWRSRRPGHYGATKHVGVEMAEIYWHFVDIIWIILFTLLYILTLF, from the coding sequence ATGCAAACTTCAACAATTAACGAATCTCAGCTAGAATCAGCAGCAGTCAAAACTGACGATCGCGAACATCCAGATTACCGAGTTTTAGGGCTTCTCGTGTTCCTAGTTTCCGAATCTTTGATGTTCGGTGGATTGTTCGCTTCTTACTTAATTTACCGAGGAACGACGGCGGTTTGGCCCCCCGAAGGAACAGAGGTAGAACTTTTAGTTCCTGCGATTAATACAATCATTCTGGTGTCTAGTAGTTTTGTCATTCATCAAGGTGACAAGGCGGTTAAAAAAGGTAATTTAGGAGGGTTACGTCTTTGGTATATCGCTACCGCAGTGATGGGAATAATTTTCTTAGGGGGTCAGCTTTACGAATATCTGAGTCTCGGCTATGGTTTGACTACCAATGTGTTTGCTAACTGTTTTTACTTAATGACTGGCTTTCACGGTTTGCACGTTTTTGTCGGGATACTGCTTATTTTAGGAGTGTTGTGGCGATCGCGTCGTCCAGGTCATTATGGCGCTACTAAGCACGTTGGTGTCGAAATGGCAGAAATTTATTGGCACTTTGTCGATATTATCTGGATTATTCTCTTCACTTTGCTTTATATTCTCACTCTCTTTTAA